One genomic window of Salvia miltiorrhiza cultivar Shanhuang (shh) chromosome 4, IMPLAD_Smil_shh, whole genome shotgun sequence includes the following:
- the LOC131021891 gene encoding geranylgeranyl pyrophosphate synthase, chloroplastic-like, with product MAFVATSPISLKTNCLKLKPLDTHQQPQTRISCNKTTPTSSIEMQQTLKISPNFKFEEYMASKAKKVNTALDDAVPLQNPLKIHQAMRYSLLAGGKRVRPVLCLASCELVGGEEAAAVPMACALEMIHTMSLIHDDLPCMDNDDLRRGRPTCHKEFGEETAVLAGDALLALAFEHVAAKTRNVDERRVVQAIVELGSAVGSEGLVAGQIVDLSSEGKLLSLGELEYIHVHKTSKLLEAAVVCGAIMGGGGGAQVEALRKYARCVGLLFQVVDDILDVTKTSEELGKTAGKDLVTDKATYPRLMGLRKAKDFAADLAAMAVQELSYFDPSRAAPLYHLAQYIASRQN from the coding sequence ATGGCATTTGTAGCAACCAGCCCTATCTCCCTAAAAACAAACTGCTTGAAGCTCAAACCCCTTGACACCCACCAACAGCCCCAAACCAGGATTTCCTGCAACAAAACCACTCCCACATCTTCAATCGAAATGCAACAAACCCTAAAAATTTCCccaaatttcaaatttgaagAATACATGGCAAGCAAGGCAAAGAAGGTGAACACAGCCCTGGACGACGCCGTGCCTCTCCAAAACCCCTTGAAGATCCACCAGGCCATGCGCTACTCCCTCCTCGCCGGCGGCAAGCGCGTCCGCCCCGTGCTCTGCCTGGCCTCGTGCGAGCTCGTCGGGGGCGAGGAGGCGGCAGCCGTCCCCATGGCCTGCGCTCTTGAGATGATCCACACGATGTCTTTGATCCACGACGACCTCCCCTGCATGGACAACGACGACCTCCGCCGGGGCCGCCCCACGTGCCACAAGGAGTTCGGCGAGGAGACGGCCGTCCTGGCCGGCGACGCCCTCCTGGCCCTGGCCTTCGAGCATGTGGCGGCCAAGACGCGGAATGTGGATGAGCGGAGGGTGGTCCAGGCCATCGTGGAGCTGGGGTCGGCGGTGGGGTCGGAGGGGCTGGTGGCCGGCCAGATTGTGGACTTGTCGAGCGAGGGGAAGCTGCTgagtttgggggagttggagTATATTCACGTGCATAAGACGTCGAAGCTGCTGGAGGCGGCGGTGGTCTGCGGAGCCATCATGGGCGGCGGAGGAGGGGCGCAGGTGGAGGCCTTGAGGAAGTACGCCAGGTGTGTTGGGCTGCTGTTTCAGGTGGTGGATGATATATTGGACGTCACAAAGACGTCGGAGGAGCTGGGGAAGACGGCGGGGAAAGACTTGGTCACCGATAAGGCCACTTATCCAAGGCTGATGGGACTCCGCAAGGCCAAGGACTTCGCCGCCGACCTCGCCGCCATGGCCGTCCAAGAGCTCTCCTATTTTGATCCTTCCAGGGCCGCGCCGCTCTATCACTTGGCTCAATACATTGCTTCCAGACAGAATTGA
- the LOC131021889 gene encoding mitochondrial carnitine/acylcarnitine carrier-like protein, with protein MGDVAKDLSAGTLGGAAQLICGHPFDTIKVKLQSQPVPLPGQAPRYSGAIDAVKQTLAAEGPRGLYKGMGAPLATVAAFNAVLFTVRGQMEAFLQSSPGTPLTVGQQVVCGAGAGVAVSFLACPTELIKCRLQAQSSIATIGLAVPSGVGVPGAAVAVKYGGPMDVARHVLRSEGGARGLFNPTFAREIPGNAAMFGVYEGLKQYLAGGQDTSSLGRGSLILAGGLAGASYWGCVYPTDVVKSVLQVDDYKNPKYSGSVDAFRKTFKSEGVKGLYKGFGPAMARSIPANAACFLAYEVTRSSLG; from the exons ATGGGTGATGTAGCTAAAGATCTAAGCGCTGGGACTCTGGGAGGGGCAGCACAGTTGATATGCGGGCATCCGTTTGACACCATTAAGGTCAAGCTCCAAAGTCAACCTGTTCCGCTTCCTGGACAGGCTCCAAGATATTCTGGTGCCATAGATGCCGTGAAGCAAACATTAGCTGCCGAAGGTCCAAGGGGTTTGTACAAAGGCATGGGAGCCCCGCTTGCTACTGTGGCAGCCTTTAATGCAGTGCTCTTCACTGTTCGTGGCCAAATGGAGGCGTTCTTGCAGTCTTCTCCTGGTACTCCTCTTACTGTCGGCCAGCAGGTTGTTTGTGGAGCTGGAGCTGGTGTCGCTGTTTCCTTCCTGGCTTGCCCCACTGAATTGATCAAGTGCAG ATTACAAGCCCAGAGTTCAATTGCAACTATTGGGCTGGCAGTTCCATCTGGGGTGGGTGTTCCAGGTGCTGCTGTTGCTGTCAAATATGGTGGGCCGATGGATGTGGCAAGACACGTTCTTCGGTCAGAAGGAGGTGCGAGGGGTCTGTTCAACCCAACCTTTGCGCGTGAAATTCCTGGAAACGCAGCTATGTTTGGCGTGTATGAAGGACTGAAGCAGTATCTTGCAGGAGGGCAGGACACTTCTAGTTTAGGAAGAGGTTCACTAATACTAGCCGGGGGGTTGGCCGGAGCTTCATACTGGGGTTGTGTTTATCCAACAGATGTTGTCAAGAGTGTGCTGCAAGTCGATGACTACAAGAACCCCAAGTATTCGGGCTCTGTTGATGCATTCAGAAAGACATTCAAGTCCGAAGGAGTTAAGGGCCTGTACAAGGGATTCGGGCCTGCAATGGCCCGTAGTATTCCTGCAAATGCTGCTTGCTTCTTGGCATATGAAGTTACTAGGTCTAGTTTAGGATGA
- the LOC131021888 gene encoding uncharacterized protein LOC131021888 has protein sequence MDSTLIQPPNNNTSKLPIKRKTPDPNPHTTATPPFKFHRIWTEPDEIRFLQGLLDCSSQNLAFPRDLGIFYARFSATMSQPYTKSQLSEKLRRLRKKFRVISTRLSKGMDRSQLSLHDRALYDLSNRLWHPEFAATSPFSGARNVGFNHSNNAVAVGARDDDADGKLKKSSLVGIKVDFSPTLPVMTSGFVQENCGNSESYCGGDENGDGGGDRVGLGDLCDEGNDDEEEEEEEEVKLSEVNVELEGEEAAAEDDAFGDAEVEVEARQNVDFRCENEIGEVAAKVVLNVFDECFKEVGRLIAGGSGHGVDSESFHARWQHQRIAELHVLGSRLSLLS, from the exons ATGGACTCCACGCTAATTCAACCCCCAAACAACAACACATCGAAGCTCCCCATCAAACGCAAAACCCCCGACCCAAATCCTCACACCACCGCCACGCCGCCCTTCAAGTTCCACCGGATATGGACCGAACCCGACGAGATCCGATTTCTGCAGGGCCTATTGGACTGCTCCTCGCAGAATTTAGCCTTCCCGCGGGACTTGGGAATCTTCTACGCCCGCTTCTCCGCCACCATGTCTCAGCCCTATACCAAATCGCAGCTCTCCGAGAAGCTCCGGAGGCTCCGCAAGAAGTTTCGGGTCATCTCGACCCGCCTCTCCAAGGGCATGGACCGATCGCAGTTGTCCTTGCATGATCGCGCGCTTTACGACCTCTCCAATCGCCTCTGGCACCCGGAATTCGCCGCCACCTCGCCCTTCAGTGGTGCCAGGAATGTCGGCTTCAATCATTCTAACAATGCCGTTGCCGTTGGTGCTAGGGATGATGACGCCGATGGGAAATTGAAAAAATCGAGTCTTGTTGGCATCAAGGTCGATTTTTCGCCTACGTTGCCGGTGATGACGAGCGGTTTTGTTCAAGAGAATTGTGGGAATTCAGAATCATATTGTGGTGGTGATGAGAATGGGGACGGCGGCGGTGACAGGGTTGGATTAGGAGACTTGTGTGATGAGGGAaatgatgatgaagaagaggaagaagaagaggaagttAAATTGAGTGAGGTGAATGTGGAGCTTGAAGGGGAAGAGGCAGCTGCGGAGGATGATGCATTTGGGGATGCGGAGGTGGAAGTGGAGGCGAGGCAGAATGTGGATTTCAGATGTGAGAATGAAATTGGGGAGGTGGCGGCGAAGGTGGTTTTAAATGTGTTTGATGAGTGTTTCAAGGAGGTGGGGAGGCTTATAGCTGGTGGAAGTGGCCATGGAGTGGACTCAGAGAGTTTCCATGCGCGGTGGCAGCACCAGCGGATTGCTGAACTCCATGTATTAGGGAGCAGATTGAG CCTGCTTAGTTGA
- the LOC131021890 gene encoding glutathione S-transferase DHAR3, chloroplastic produces the protein MSTARISPSATAISASIKHLSLSSPTRRTFLITLIPTPLIGRRPRDHAAKIYSKASEPLEVCAKESLTTPNKLGDCPFTQRVLLTLEEKNLPYDLKLIDFRNKPEWFLNISPEGKVPLIKLDEKWTPDSDVITQALEEKFPQPSLATPPEKAAVGSKIFSTFIGFLKSKDSSDGTEQALLDQLTDFNSYLEKNGPFINGEGISAADLSLAPKLYHLEIALGHYKKWSVPDSLTYVKSYMKTIFSRDSFIKTRALVQDVIEGWRPKVEG, from the exons ATGTCGACGGCGAGAATCTCACCGTCAGCGACGGCAATCTCCGCCTCCATCAAACACCTTTCcttgagctctccaacccgccGGACGTTTCTTATCACTCTGATACCCACGCCGTTAATTGGCCGACGACCGAGAGACCACGCTGCAAAAATATACTCCAAAGCATCGGAGCCGCTCGAAGTCTGTGCCAAAGAATCTCTCACTACTCCCAACAAGCTCGGAGACT GTCCATTCACGCAAAGGGTTTTGCTTACATTGGAGGAAAAGAACCTTCCTTATGACTTGAAGTTGATTGATTTCAGGAACAAACCCGAGTG GTTCTTAAACATTAGTCCAGAAGGTAAAGTTCCGCTGATAAAGCTTGACGAGAAATGGACTCCAGATTCCGATGTTATAACGCAAGCATTGGAAGAAAAATTCCCTCAACCATCTCTTGCTACACCGCCTGAGAAAGCTGCAGT TGGTTCAAAGATCTTCTCCACGTTTATTGGTTTTCTTAAAAGCAAAGACTCCAGTGATGGAACGGAGCAGGCATTACTCGATCAGCTGACTGATTTCAACAGTTATCTTGAAAAAAAT GGCCCGTTTATTAATGGGGAAGGGATATCTGCTGCGGATTTGTCTCTTGCTCCTAAGCTATATCATCTAGAAATTGCTTTGGGACACTATAAGAAGTGGTCTGTTCCAGACTCTCTTACCTACGTCAAGTCATACATGAAG ACTATATTCTCGAGGGATTCATTCATTAAAACACGAGCTCTAGTACAAGATGTGATTGAGGGTTGGCGACCAAAGGTTGAAGGTTGA
- the LOC131021887 gene encoding myosin-binding protein 2-like — MAGNKFASMLHKNCPRIIVILVYALLEWILILLLLINSFFSHLIAKFAKFFGLKPSCTWCSTLSNSKRNPHFDHVCEAHGAQISNLRFCSAHNKLADSHHLCTRCSPALAFFTGMSMSESENASPQGGDCRCWCCDDQILTTSLYPHQSLIFKPTWDFLLEYVDKHKLQSEANLVKKEIDDVGKKAEIVEDSNLEVQEWDSSQTTDDPSSLGCNEDVYIADMNAELMDYDRFICIELIDTDAVALTLTNTSQQGIGSNRAAKQLNVEAELEEEREAAAEAAKETMAMITKLQEEKAAMQMEAAQYQRMMEEQAEYDQEALQLLNDLITKRDKENKQLHKGLQIYKSHSTQMEDASLAELDQERVSILQQVKHLEAKLPLFEELGHVYERLQALEADSDFLKHCIRSMSKGSQGMALLQEILQHLRDLKSVNQLPHIPLSEIEQDHPQFSSP, encoded by the exons ATGGCGGGCAACAAGTTTGCAAGCATGCTGCACAAAAACTGCCCAAGAATTATAGTGATTCTAGTGTATGCACTTCTTGAATGGATCCTAATACTCCTCCTCCTCATCAACTCCTTCTTCTCACATCTCATTGCAAAGTTTGCGAAATTCTTTGGCCTTAAACCATCGTGCACATGGTGCTCCACACTTTCCAACTCCAAAAGAAATCCTCATTTTGATCATGTTTGTGAGGCACATGGCGCCCAGATAAGCAACCTGAGATTCTGCTCTGCTCACAACAAGTTGGCTGACTCCCACCATCTCTGCACCCGCTGCTCGCCCGCGCTTGCATTCTTTACAGGGATGAGCATGAGTGAGAGTGAGAATGCTTCTCCACAAGGAGGCGACTGCAGATGTTGGTGCTGTGATGATCAAATCCTCACCACAAGCCTCTATCCTCATCAATCTCTCATCTTCAAGCCTACTTGGGATTTTCTTCTTGAATATGTTGATAAGCATAAGCTACAGTCTGAGGCAAATCTAGTAAAAAAAGAGATTGATGATGTCGGAAAGAAGGCTGAAATTGTTGAAGATTCAAACCTTGAGGTTCAAGAATGGGATTCTAGCCAGACAACCGATGATCCCTCGAGTCTAGGATGCAACGAAGATGTGTATATAGCAGACATGAATGCAGAATTGATGGATTATGATAGATTCATATGCATAGAGCTGATTGACACAGATGCCGTTGCTCTCACACTCACAAACACCTCACAACAAGGAATTGGCAGCAACAGAG CGGCAAAGCAGTTGAATGTGGAAGCCGAGctagaagaagaaagagaagctGCAGCAGAAGCAGCCAAGGAAACAATGGCTATGATAACGAAGCTACAAGAGGAGAAGGCGGCAATGCAAATGGAAGCGGCGCAGTACCAAAGGATGATGGAGGAGCAAGCCGAATACGACCAGGAAGCGCTGCAGCTCCTCAACGACCTCATCACCAAACGAGACAAGGAGAATAAGCAGCTCCACAAGGGGCTCCAGATATACAAATCTCATTCCACTCAAATGGAAGATGCATCTTTAGCAGAACTCGACCAGGAAAGGGTGTCCATCCTCCAACAAGTTAAGCATTTGGAAGCCAAGCTCCCACTTTTTGAGGAATTAGGGCATGTGTATGAGAGGCTGCAAGCTCTTGAAGCAGATAGCGATTTTCTCAAACACTGCATACGCTCCATGAGCAAAGGCAGTCAGGGGATGGCTCTTCTCCAAGAGATTTTGCAGCATCTTCGAGATCTCAAATCGGTAAACCAGCTGCCTCATATTCCATTATCAGAGATCGAACAAGATCATCCACAATTTTCATCACCATAA
- the LOC131021885 gene encoding HMG-Y-related protein A-like, with the protein MATEELTKPSSLPPYPQMIMEAIDAVKEADGANKSTISKYMESKYGELGGTHTDLLNHHLTAMKDSGELVFVKNNYLRPSSDAPPKRGRGRPPKPKDAQAAVVAPSPSPRPRGRPKKDPNAPPAAKKAKSSAPAAAPPSGRPRGRPKKVQPLQNGVEA; encoded by the exons ATGGCTACTGAAGAGCTCACCAAACCTTCCTCTCTCCCCCCTTACCCACAG ATGATTATGGAAGCAATAGATGCAGTGAAAGAAGCGGATGGTGCAAACAAGTCAACAATATCGAAATACATGGAGTCCAAGTACGGTGAATTGGGCGGAACACATACTGATTTGCTGAACCATCACCTAACCGCCATGAAAGACAGCGGCGAGCTTGTGTTTGTGAAGAACAATTACCTCCGGCCGAGCTCCGATGCTCCTCCGAAGCGCGGGCGGGGACGCCCCCCGAAGCCCAAGGATGCTCAGGCCGCAGTCGTGGCCCCATCCCCATCCCCTCGCCCCCGCGGCCGCCCAAAGAAGGACCCCAACGCCCCGCCCGCCGCGAAGAAGGCCAAGAGCTCTGCCCCGGCGGCTGCTCCGCCTAGCGGGAGGCCGAGGGGCAGGCCGAAGAAGGTGCAGCCGTTGCAGAATGGTGTGGAGGCATGA